The segment TAGAAATGAGCGTACCAACTGTAGCAAAGGCCAGTATAGGTATCCAGGCTTTACGAAGTTTCTTCAGGTCAGTGTGCAGTGCCCCGGCAAACAGCAGGAACACAAGCATGAAGTCCAGCAGGAAGTCTGAGAAATCTAACTGGGTAAGTGCTTGGGTTAGAAACTGTACCAGCGGTGAAGCCACGCTTCCGGCTAGCAAAATAACCAGCGAGAGCAGCAAGGCAAGTACCATGAGCCCGATAGTGGCAGGCAACTTCAGGTACCGGATGTTGATGAACGCAAGCACCGCGGAAAGGGCAATGATGAGGGAAAAGAGTTGAAGTGGTTCCAAAGGCGAGGTAGTTTAGAGTCAGTATAACTTCTGTTCTAAACGTTTTTTTACGATAAGGGATGAAAAGAATTCCCTTTGCTTCATTACAGTCTTTCAAGCAGCTTTGAACAAAACAGTTCTGAAAATGCCTCGAACTGAATCCTTTATTCTTGAAACTACTATTTACAGGCGGACAAGAGGTAGAAGTTAAAAAAAACCATGCTTCAAGTTTTCAACTTGGAGCTGTCATGCCGCAAGTTTGCAACTTGCGAAAGCTGTTTGCGGGTAGAAACACAAGTGACAAACCTGAAGTAAGGGTCCCCCAATCAGGAAACTAGCGGTAGAGATTTGAAGCTTTCTCCCCTTTTCATGAAAACAGCCTAAAAACAAAAAGGCCTACTCCCATAACTCTATTCACTACCACTATTAACGTCCCCGAACCAACCGCCGCATAGCCAGCAAACCCAAAGCAGGCCCAATGGCTAAAAACAGAAACCAATAGGTGGGTGCCACTGCCACCTGAATACTCCGCAGCAGTTGGATGCTGACAATGGTAATGGCAAAGCCGATGGAATTGACAATAGTGAGGGCCGTCCCTTTCACCTGTACCGGAGCTGATTGGGCGACCAGTGTAGAGAACTGCGGTGAGTCCATGACTACGGCCAGGCCCCACACCAGCAACAACCCCAGGAACAGCGGCAAAGGCAATTGAAACAGCCACGGTGACAGCAGACAGCACGCCATGGAAATGGCCAAAGCTCCGAACGCGGTTTTGGCACTTCCTATATTTCCGGCCAGGTACCCACCGCCTATGCACGCCAGGGTTCCGGCGGCAATAATGCAGAACGACAGGAAAGGGTTGTTTAACGTTACCCCGGGGTTTGCTTCTGCATACAAGGCGATGATCACCGGCACAAAGGCCCAGAACGTGTACAACTCCCACATGTGCCCGAAGTACCCGAAGGCGGCGGCTCTGAACTGTTTTTGCTTGAATATCTGAAAAAAGGCCGTAAAATCTAGTTGGCTGCTTCGGCTTCTGTGGGGACCGTCTGGTACCAGGAAAAACAAACTCAGCCCTCCTGCTACGGCCAGCCCCGAGGTGGCCCAGATGACGTACCGCCACGGCAGTCCTTGGGTGAGGCTCTTGAGCAAGTGCGGAAAGGCGGTGCCCAACACCAGCGCGCCCACCAGAAACCCCAGTGCCTTGCCCAAGCCTTTCTGGTGGTAATCGGCGGCTATTTTCATGCCTACCGGGTAAATGCCCGCCAGGCAAAAGCCCGTGAGAAACCTACTCAGCAGCAAGGTGGAAAGCCCTTCGGCCCACAGCAAGCTCCAGTTGAACCCCGCTCCCACCAATGCGCACACCAGAAACACCTTTGACGGCGAGAACCGGTCTGATATGGTGAACACGGCAAATACCAAGGTACCCAGAATAAAACCCAACTGTACCGCCGAGGTTAAATGACTTAGCGAACTGGCCTCCAGGTGAAACTGCGGAATCAACTCAGGCAGCACCGCAT is part of the Rufibacter tibetensis genome and harbors:
- a CDS encoding MFS transporter, which produces MKSPLPTIPTRILPIIVLAQFACTSLWFAGNAVLPELIPQFHLEASSLSHLTSAVQLGFILGTLVFAVFTISDRFSPSKVFLVCALVGAGFNWSLLWAEGLSTLLLSRFLTGFCLAGIYPVGMKIAADYHQKGLGKALGFLVGALVLGTAFPHLLKSLTQGLPWRYVIWATSGLAVAGGLSLFFLVPDGPHRSRSSQLDFTAFFQIFKQKQFRAAAFGYFGHMWELYTFWAFVPVIIALYAEANPGVTLNNPFLSFCIIAAGTLACIGGGYLAGNIGSAKTAFGALAISMACCLLSPWLFQLPLPLFLGLLLVWGLAVVMDSPQFSTLVAQSAPVQVKGTALTIVNSIGFAITIVSIQLLRSIQVAVAPTYWFLFLAIGPALGLLAMRRLVRGR